A DNA window from Allokutzneria albata contains the following coding sequences:
- a CDS encoding TetR/AcrR family transcriptional regulator, translated as MTTEPGLRERKKRRTRAALTDAALELFSAKGYDATRVEEISAAVEISPRTFFRYFDGKEEVALGQLSAMDEDAITALATRPAGEAPLAALRAAHTAMLDRLYAEEGGPQRFSATHRLIDSSPTLLAASLRRAAATEDRLALIIAERQDTDASTDMRCHLLVRLVFTSARLGVETACRRGANCDPDQLRATVDTAIRLATAGLPAEWSDWV; from the coding sequence GTGACCACCGAGCCGGGACTGCGCGAGCGGAAGAAGCGGCGCACCCGCGCGGCACTGACCGACGCCGCCCTGGAGCTGTTCTCCGCCAAGGGTTACGACGCCACCAGGGTGGAGGAGATCTCCGCCGCGGTGGAGATCTCGCCGCGCACGTTCTTCCGCTACTTCGACGGCAAGGAGGAGGTGGCCCTCGGCCAGCTCTCCGCGATGGACGAGGACGCGATCACCGCGCTCGCCACCCGTCCGGCCGGCGAGGCGCCGCTGGCCGCGCTGCGCGCCGCGCACACCGCGATGCTCGACCGGCTCTACGCCGAGGAGGGCGGGCCGCAGCGGTTCAGCGCCACCCACCGGCTGATCGACAGCAGCCCCACCCTGCTGGCCGCCTCGCTGCGCCGCGCCGCCGCGACCGAGGACCGGCTCGCGCTGATCATCGCGGAGCGGCAGGACACCGACGCGAGCACGGACATGCGCTGCCACCTGCTGGTCCGCCTCGTCTTCACCAGCGCGCGGCTCGGCGTGGAGACCGCGTGCAGGCGGGGCGCGAACTGCGATCCCGACCAGCTGCGCGCCACCGTCGACACCGCGATCCGCCTGGCCACCGCGGGCCTGCCCGCCGAGTGGTCCGACTGGGTGTGA
- a CDS encoding sensor histidine kinase gives MSTRNVGLRTFSLRRRVTMMVILVIGVALLAMAFTVQTAFQLQSERELDRKVEAKLAQVERAAKGRIVHPTDFSAKYSFGGVTVVVRRPDRKLFNYNGEVDSISELGGTVQLEKPVGNGFSVILLTDSPEPAQNRLRNVLLLVGLGTLGLTAIVLVVTIRLALRPLEVMAGLSRSIALGDRGRRLAPVRTNTELGRTAVAFDQMLDALEGAEAHARASEQQTRRFVADAAHELRTPLAGVQAAAETLVRLGPGAGQEDVERMQVMMVREARRATRLVEDLLSLAQIDAGLELRFEAVHLLGLVESEVERLSLLAPSLHVAVEGEDPVVAADPLRLGQVVGNLLDNARRHASAEGNVRVRVTRFPQHVELMVLDDGPGVPPAERERIFNRLVRLDTARTSGKAGAGLGLSIAKGIARAHGGDLACVEPPTGHRGAAFRLTLPATTAPDLPTTPIPSLSA, from the coding sequence GTGAGCACGCGCAACGTCGGGCTGCGCACGTTCTCGCTGCGCAGACGGGTCACCATGATGGTGATCCTGGTCATCGGCGTCGCGTTGCTGGCGATGGCCTTCACCGTGCAGACCGCGTTCCAGCTGCAGTCCGAGCGCGAGCTCGACCGCAAGGTGGAGGCCAAGCTGGCGCAGGTCGAGCGCGCCGCCAAGGGTCGCATCGTGCACCCGACCGACTTCTCCGCGAAGTACAGCTTCGGCGGCGTGACGGTGGTCGTGCGCAGGCCGGACCGCAAGCTGTTCAACTACAACGGCGAGGTCGACTCGATCAGCGAGCTCGGCGGCACCGTCCAGCTGGAGAAGCCCGTCGGCAACGGCTTCAGCGTCATCCTGCTGACCGACTCCCCGGAGCCCGCGCAGAACCGCCTGCGCAACGTGCTGCTGCTGGTGGGCCTCGGCACCCTCGGGCTGACCGCGATCGTGCTGGTCGTGACGATCCGGCTGGCGCTGCGGCCGCTGGAGGTGATGGCGGGGCTGTCCCGCTCGATCGCGCTCGGCGACCGCGGCAGGCGTCTCGCCCCGGTCCGCACGAACACCGAACTGGGCCGGACCGCCGTGGCCTTCGACCAGATGCTCGACGCGCTGGAGGGGGCGGAGGCGCACGCGCGCGCCTCGGAGCAGCAGACCCGCCGTTTCGTCGCCGACGCCGCCCACGAGCTGCGCACGCCGCTGGCCGGGGTACAGGCGGCGGCGGAGACGCTGGTGCGCCTCGGTCCCGGCGCCGGGCAGGAGGACGTCGAGCGCATGCAGGTGATGATGGTGCGCGAGGCCCGCCGGGCGACCCGACTGGTGGAGGACCTGCTCTCGCTCGCGCAGATCGACGCGGGCCTGGAGCTGCGGTTCGAGGCGGTGCACCTGCTCGGGCTGGTCGAGTCCGAAGTGGAGCGGCTGAGCCTGCTCGCCCCGTCGCTGCACGTGGCGGTCGAGGGCGAGGACCCGGTGGTCGCCGCGGACCCGCTGCGCCTGGGGCAGGTGGTGGGCAACCTGCTGGACAACGCCCGCAGGCACGCCTCGGCCGAGGGCAACGTGCGGGTCCGGGTCACCCGCTTCCCGCAGCACGTGGAGCTGATGGTGCTCGACGACGGTCCCGGGGTGCCGCCCGCGGAGCGCGAGCGGATCTTCAACCGCCTCGTCCGGCTGGACACCGCGCGCACCTCGGGCAAGGCGGGGGCCGGTCTCGGCCTGTCCATCGCCAAGGGCATCGCGCGCGCCCACGGCGGGGACCTCGCCTGCGTCGAGCCTCCGACGGGTCACCGGGGTGCCGCGTTCCGGCTCACCCTTCCCGCCACCACCGCACCCGATCTCCCCACCACGCCCATCCCGTCGCTGTCCGCCTGA